Part of the Scomber japonicus isolate fScoJap1 chromosome 6, fScoJap1.pri, whole genome shotgun sequence genome, aatgaaatgctttGTCTCGTGAGTGACGTAACTGCCGAAGTTCCTCCCGACGATGCAGTGCCAGGTGGGGTTGTACTTCTTGTCGAACTCCTGGGGGAAAAAAGGTTCAAATTAGATTACACAACAAAACTTACTGACAGCAGTCTTTAATACCCTGCATTACAAATCATGATCAATCACTGATGACTGAGGTCaggactgcaactaacaatgaatcacattattgattaacctgctcattattttctcaattaatcaggCAGCTGTTGTagctataaaatatcagaaaacagTGATGTAATAATTTCCCAGAGCCTGAGGATAAATCATGAAATTGTGTGTATTATCTCACCAAAACTCCAAACTCCAAACTTATTCAGTTTACTATATGAGTAAGAAAAGCATCACACTAGTACACTGGAGAAACGTATtgtttcagctcagtgtttttTATAGAAGAGTttacattatacagttaaaagcTTAACACAGTTGTTATTGCATTGGCTCATTACTCagaatatgttatatttaactaCTTTCaggtaaataaatacacaatataaaacTGTATTAATGCTCAGGAAATGCATTAAGCAAATGAAAACAGATAAATGAAGTATTCAATATAAATGATGGCAGTCAGTGTGGatcatatacagtctatggtgtggATACGGCTTTGAAACAGCATTACACCATAAACATAAATCTGCCTAAATCCTTTGGCCTGGATGTTTCATGGCAGTGATTTAACTTATTTCAAATCATATTGttgctttttctattttatgtttttcttttgtctacTTTGATACttctattatttaatttttatcatttattgtgCCTAAGTCTGTcactgtttatattatatagacTTGGACCCTTGGACCAATCTGTAGTTTGTtggattgattgactgattgaaaCTATCACAGAAAGcattaaaagatgaaataaagaatcctgataatgaaataaatgttggtgtcagattaaaatgtttggaaACATCGTGCGTTGGGGTGGGGGTGATTGGACTCATGACctcatgtatttctaaaaacctGTTTTTGGCCCTCTTCATATACCCATATGCAGCCTCTTCTCTCCACACAGGACCAAAAATAGATGAGAATAAAAAAGGCTTTGAATTTGCAGATCATGTGCCACTGATGTAAGCTTCACACAGCTCCACTTGGATCCATCCTGTCTCACCTTCTTGATGTAGGCTGCTATGTCTTTCTCTATGTTGTACTTCTCCATGGCCTGGGTGGCACAGTCCACTGCGTCTTGCTGCATGTCCTCAGACATGTCCGCGTTTTTGATCACTGCTTTCCTGTCAGTcatggtgaggatgatgatgatacctgctaaggaagagagagaaaaagaggggataggagaagaggagaggagaggagagaagaggaggaaggggggtgggggggggggggcgctcaCTCAGACGTACTGCACTGAAAATTAACACCACACGTGGTGATGGGGATGGTTTAGGCCAGCTGTATCATTGCTAACATAATTCATACGCAGATAAATGGCACTAGCAGGTTTAATAGAGCATCTGTACTGATTTATAATAACAGTGtattaatgttatatatataatctTCCTCCACTAGACGACGATGACTTGAGCGTTGCATAGATTGGCTGCGAAACTTGATACAGGTGGAGTTAAATTACTTGGCTAAATCACTTTCTGATCATAGAAGCATATGCATCAGTACACCAACAAAAAGTATCTAAATGTATCTGATGAATATTATTATCTACCCGGGTTAAATAAGCCTGCTGTTGTACACGCAGCCCACGATCTACATGACTttagacacatacagtaaaaagcacaaaaatcacaaGTAAGATTGGCAAAACATGCAAGTCAACCTatctgctggaggaggaaatcTGCAACTCACCCTCTTCTTTAGCCTCCTGGAAACACTTCTTtccccaaaaaataaagaaataaagatgaaTTTGTCCCAATGCAGTGTGGTGGAGGGTTTTTGATGATGCTGCGGCTAATtgctttttaaagatttacacaATAAGCATGTAGGTAGgttgtctctatgtgtgtgtgtgtgtgtgtgtgtgctccagcAGCTCCCCGCCCCTCTGCTGCATGCTGCACGCTACCATTGGCTGAGCTGCAGCCTCCCCGATGTGTCGAGAGCGTTTTTCTCCAGCTCCTGTCTGCCGGCATCTTATTTCATCCCACAATGCATCATTCACTGTGTACACCACTGACTGAGGGCTTAAGGGGGAAATGAGAGCTTGATCTCGCAGGCAGGTATCATTTGGCTGTGTGGCTTTTCATCGGTCACCGTCACAGTTGAGAGACAATAGGAGTCTGAATAGgggctggggttttttttgtggcttttgttctttttttgtaatcATTTATACAACTACAGTAAAGCTTTTATAGACAAAAGGCTGACTTCCTCCTCCATTGCTCTATCAGTTTCAGCGTAACCgttgtatatatgtatgtataggctatattttgtcattttactcATATTTACACACAAATCCACTTACACTATAATTACATAC contains:
- the dynll2a gene encoding dynein, light chain, LC8-type 2a, which codes for MTDRKAVIKNADMSEDMQQDAVDCATQAMEKYNIEKDIAAYIKKEFDKKYNPTWHCIVGRNFGSYVTHETKHFIYFYLGQVAILLFKSG